The DNA region CAAATATATCCTCAAAAATAATCATCAGCGAACTAATAATCACTAATTTAAAAGTAATTGCAGTGTTTTTCAAAGTCTAAGTGAcaatttatgtttttttttaaattatcaCTAATTTCAATTTAAATCTCTAAATAATCTatttaaaagaaaaatcaaaataatCATCTTTCTTAATTGATGCACCAATTGTCTTTTCTTAGAGTCCGATTCCTTATTGTTTATGTCGAAATAGATACGTAATGAAGGAATGGACAAACAAAAAAGAGCGGGAATTGAATTCACCAAATACAAGTTTCTTAATTAACTTCAAAAAAATTTGAATCATGAATCTATATTAGAAATATATTTCTAGTAAGATTCTGTTTTCATTCCGATCCTAAAAACAGGATCTGGAATTTGGCGCATCCAATTAAGCTAGAGAGGAGGCATCATGCCTCTTGACGCATACTCCCAATGATGTACAATTTAGGTGCCATGCCTCTTGGCGCATGCATGTCTTGGTGCCATATGCATTGACGCATGCATACACTACATAGTGTATGCGTCATTGCATGTGACACATGCACctataattttttaaaaaattttaaatgttaattaaaaaaaaggaaaaaatactgaaaataaaaattatatatatagTATAATAAAAATTACACGAAACTAACAAGAAATTCAGTGACCCGTCCGATTGAAACGCCCTGCTGTTCCACATTCAGATGCGTTAgtctgtcttcgaggtctcccacgatttttcTGAGGTATTTGGGatctttgagtgctgacatgatccaatggtggctggtgtgaaggtccggtggaaggtccaacggtatttgatagatgtgtcatcatttgttcccaatagtTGGGGATATTCTCTCCAATTGCGCTTCCGTAATTGAGTTCGGTGTCCATGCTCTCGTAGTTGGGTCGTTGTGGTTGGGTGAATTGCAAACGTTATGATTGCCcaaattgggacattgaatcgaTTTGAAAACGAATCAATGATTCATGAGGTGTACTATAGTCAAACAATGGTTGAGTGTTGTGGCAATGAGATGTTTGGATGGTCATTGGTGGGGGACTACGATGACATGAATTGTATGAATCATCTAGGCTATAGACTGTTGTGGTGGCTGTGTATGGTTGTTGGTGGATAGagtttgattcttggttttgaaGTTAGGCGTGTGGCATGAATGAGTTGCGAGATTGGTTGTTTGGTTGTTAggtgtatatggtagggtgatggtgtgaggttggtcgttgggtttgggtggtttgacattgTTCTTGGACGGGGACTTATTGTTaggcgtatgatgacgaagctagttggcgtggatcaatcaaatacaTTGGCTCACACACAAATTGTggcgttgtaaccgacctaaaccacGTCATATActgttgagttggtctagcacccTGTATGACTGattcgtttaagatgtgttgtctTCGATTCCTCtaatgacgacacatctcttttgcgaagtTCCTCCAGTCGGAATAATTCCATTGGAcatcgactctttgttgatgTTAATCTCCCAAACGCACCagaggttctggaatttgttgcacgtggactcaagccattgaattcttctaatcctttcaccatctaaccaacggttcaacgtccgattaagacgttcaaatgaatctatattccaaagtcgaatctttatcggatGTGCGactgctgaaaagattaaatcaacatttctcttgtgaatgtattcagatatgattaaagaaaacaaaattgaAGGTGATTGAAGAAATTGAAGGAAAATGGAAGAGGGTAAGAAGTTGTGTGAAATAATATGGAGATGCGAGAATGGTATTTATAGAAGAAACAAACCATGCATGCTCCAAAGCACTAAGCTCTACACACacatgcgccaatgcatgtggcgcataCATGCATATGCACCAATACATGTGGCACATacacacatgcatgcgccaatgcatgtggcgcctACATGCATTGATTTTGCATGTATGCGCTAAGGCTAATGGCGCCTCCTCTCTAGCTTAATTGGATGCGTCAGTTCAGTTAGCGCATCAGTTAAGAAAAATggttattttgatttttttatttttaaaaatagattatttaggaattgaaattgaaattagtggttattttaaaaaaatgataatTTAAATCAATATTTTAAAGCCAATTCAACCATCAACCATATAATGTCACgtaggggtgttcaaaaccaaaccaacccaataaaaaaccgcaaaccaaaccaaaccaaaccgaaaccgtaaaaaaccgcatttggttcggattcgtttgggtcattttttaataaaaccgcacggtttggtttggtttgcggtttgtattttacaaaccgaactaaaccaaaccaaaccgcattataTTACAACCCAAATTTtacttatcccacatccaaccaaaacatcaaacctagtatgccttaaccttacaattacaaacgattttctcttactcacgcttagagtttcaatttcaaccttcttaaatctctcatagtagtatcacacattcttctcgTCTTCTTTTCCATGTAGGTTTCGCCTATTCTTCTCTAATAAgtcatctcttatgttctttctttttcatcttttatgttactattttctcttttgattatatttttatcgcacctttcttctcaatctcgcatctcttatgttctttttttcatcttctctaatctctcatctcatataattttttatgttttattataatgtctttgatattattttatgctactatttatatatgttttttattccacttttgtctaatgtaattttttgtatattgaatgaaacatttttgtctaaatatgatgagttttgatgttatttagtcatgtatgaatgactaaatacaaaattatgttgttctctataggtgtatgtatggaacaataaaaatattataaaaaaccgaatcaaccgaaccaacccaaaccgcattggtttggtttggtttggttttatttctaaaagtcaaccgaaccaaaccaaaccgcatgcttttttctcttgtGGTTCGGATGATTTTTATCGCCAAAACCGCACCGCAAACACCCCTAATGTCACGGATCAAATGGTCGCTGGTCGAACTCAAGAGTCACTTGAACCGCGGGACTAATTCGGAAAAAATTAGATGATTTGATCACATAATTCGGTCTTAGATAACAAAATGTATAGGTATCAAATTGAACATAACAATTCAAAACTCTGATAaacaatcttttgaaaattttcataatttttttaagAGAGAATACTTTactttttttaattaaatttagaGAAGTCAAATCTTGTTCAATGATACACAACTCAGAAACATGCAATGGTAAACTAGTGTTAATGCAATTGTATAAAGTTCAATAAATTTGCTACAAGGGTCACAATTTGTGCAGCCATTATTATTCTATCACCTACAAAAAATTGGATTGAGTATGAACATTCCCCCTGCTTCAAACAGCTTCTACAAAGAAACACTATTTCTTCACCAAGTTGTCGCGAAGAACCGAATTTAACTACTCGACCTCCTTATGAAAATCTTGATTATCTACAAAAACCTGTACACATTACAGAGGTGGAAACAGGTTAGTAACAAATTCTTCATAATCAGAAAATATAGCAGGCGCTAAAATGTGAGATAATATGCATCGTATCCGTGTTTTAAATATCGAGACCAGAACAGTTCAGGCGGTTGAACCTTGAACCAGCCTGCCTTTACAACTGTTCGGTTATTTAGACTATTGAGCCATACCGTTTTCCAACCATCGGGATCCACACATGATGTAATTTTTGTACTGTAACCAGGTACCGGTCCAGCTTCACGGGTTATCTTTCCTCCAGCGAGTTTAATCGCTTCTGCAGTTTTGTACACATCATCTGTGCCTATTGCAATCTGTAAAAAGCAGAAGAAACATTAATAGCAGTTTTCTACATTCTGTTACGCTACCGCGCTATAGCAGCAATTCAACAACACTTTGTACCAAATAGTGTATTACAAACCGTGCAAATAAGAGCAGTCTGTCCATATTCCGCTACGCTAGCCTCTAATTAACAATACTGGAATAATTAAAAAGGAGAACTACTGTCTACCTGAGCATATGCATCCCCTTTATCATATTTTGTGATACCATAATTGTAAGTCAATTCCAGAACAGTGTTTTTTTCTTCTGGACCATAACCCATTATTGCAACGGTACGCTGCCAAAAAGAGAAGGGAAGTCATTAAGACTCGCTGAGAGAGTCATGGTGATCAAATGCCAAAATCAATTTTCAGCCAACAAAGCGAGCAAGGCTGAAATTAAGAATTGAGAACCAGATATAACAAAAAAGATGTCGAGGTACCCTGGATTCCGGATCATCTTGTGTTCGAAGCAGCTCCATACCAACAGCCTACACGaaaagcattcacataaacaaATGTAATGTTTTGTGAAGGAAATAAGAAGACTATAAGCCATCATTGTAAAGTGCGTTGATCCTCACCTTCTCATAAAATTTTATGGATCGATCAAGATCACCCACCCGAAGCATTACTTTGCACAAGGGTTCGGGAGAGGGAGCCCTTTCCAATAGTTCAAGTTTATACCCATCAGGGTCTTCAATCACTGCAACAGTTGAGTTGCCTCCCTTGATAGGACCTGGCTCTCTAGTTATTATGCCACCCTTAGCTCTGACAATGTCCACAACTCTTGGAATCTAGTAAACGGTTATTATGACAAAAAAATAACATTGTTACCGGTTCAAGAACGATGTTCAAGAACATAAGAGATCAATAGAAAATTGAAAAAATAACATTGTTATCGGTTCAAGAAACTGTCAAAATTCGAGTATGAGGCGCTCCGGCGCTTGAGTAATTACATTGATTAAAAGATCAATAGAGGAAATCCAAAGAAAtgataaaaaaattcaaaactaCAATTGTGTTTGGGAGAGGGGTTGCTTATCTAGTGACATAAGTGAGTATATTTGAGAGAACTTATGAAAACAACTTTTGACATATGCATATGCTATTTTCAGTCTATTTCCATAAGCTCTCCATAATAGCTTAAGAAAACAACTTGTAACTTATATGAAAACAGTTTGGTTTTACTTTATCTTGTTATAGAAAAATGATTTATACATAAGAGCTTATAGAATAAGCACTTAGCTATATAAGCATTTAATTGAGTTGTTTATCTAAACAGGACCTAGTTCATACACAAAAACACGTGTCAATAGTAAAGAACACAATTTGAGAATGGAAAGTTGTTTATATTTATAAAGTGATAGAAGTAGCGGGCACGAAAGTTTGAGAAACTCACATCATCCAAAGCAACGCCAAAATGGCCAAATCCAGTTCCAATGTCATACGTTTCAATCCCATAATCTGAAAAAAAGTTATGAAAAAAACAGTTTTAACATAAGAATTTCCATTGCTCAAGAATGTAAACTAACCTCACAAAATGCAAATTTCTGTAATCATAAAGAATGTCAACAAGCTAGTCAGACTCTCACTGTATGATAGTTCAATAGCAAAGTGTGCATCCTCAGGCCCATATCCAAGAAAGGCATTAGTATATCTCTCCTCCGTCATGTCACGTTTTCTGAGCACCTTCATTCCTAGACACTCTGTATAAAATCTGAAATCACAAACAAGTTTTTTCATTTTACCATGTGAATGATTACCATACAAATCAATAAATTTTTTGCAACTAGTTCGTCTCACATATCGGTATAACATACTTTATGCTCTTGTCCAAGTCCCCAACACGATATACGACATGAAGCATTCTTCTCTTGTCCTGCTTCACCCAATCTAATGCATTTTCCTGCGTAGCTGATGGAAACATACTCCCGGATGACATCAATCTCATACATCTACTCTCATGTCTCAACAACCTAGATGCTTTAAGACCAAAGTTATGAGGCAGTTGTCTAACACCTGAATTACAACCCAAGCACAGTAGAAGTTTGTTAAATTATAGTACATACTTATGAAGAATTGACGTAAACACGGACAATGGACACGGAATTGACAAGTAGACAACGATAGtaatttaagaaaataaaaatgctCGAATGTATTGGTCTGTCGGTGTCGTGTCATGTGACAATGCTTGGCATATGTAGCACCAAACACTTCACATTGAATTCACATTAAAGGTGTGTAAACTTGTTAGTGTCAGACACCAAACACAGGTGGGTTACATTCAATTATTCTATTTTTTTCAAATTATATTGGTGTCACCATATCAGTCATGTTGGCTATGAAGTTTAGACACCGAAAATACCGTACCGACCCTAATCCATTGACACCGATAAtaatatgaaaaaatgaataaattaaacGTAATCACAAGTGTGGAGTCACTTTTAGACTCCGGACACACTTTTTTTCAGAGGGGTTGGTGTTAGAGAGCTTGTAGGTGCTTCATGGACACCAACATGTGTTAAACACAACAAACATCCTCAATTAGAAATGTAAGTGCTACATAGACACAAACCCTCAACATGCAAAAGAAATAATGCAAATCACAGTAAAAAAACATATGACAGTATATTAAATCATCAATATAACACCAAATGCAACCTAATTACAAAGTAGCATAATTTTATCATGCAAACAAAAAATTGTAAAGACAAAACCCCATTTTAAAATTGTACATAAAATTCATTATGATTAAATGGTGAATGAAAAAGACAGAAACTTTGAGAAGTATTTGCAAAAGGGTTAATAAAAAAAAGGATTAAGTAAGTTACCATTGCGAAGATGAAAAAGAGAGAGTCTCTGAGAAAGGTTGCGTGAAGAGAAAGAAGGTAACTTGTTGAATGAAGAAAGCGAGGGACGAATTGAAGAAGCCATGGAAAAGGAAAATCAGTGTACAGAGTGATGAATGTGGGAAACGAATAGAATCAGAAACTAATTGAATTGATTAGATTATAGGGTTTaatttaataattttatttttgtataTGGAAATTGAAAAAGAATAAATGGTTTAAACAACTAATGTACATGATTGCTTTAATTATTCTCTTATTTAACTACAattttttgatttatttttaatttagATATTGTTCCGATATGAAATTAGAATTGATTGGAGAATAAAGATTCTGAGATGCAATGGTATATTTGAACTTTTGATGCGGTAAGGGAGTGGCGGATCTGCAAGGTTAAACACTTCAACGCTCAAGTTAGTATCTGAGTGAGATGAATGAATgaattttgaatttgaaattgTGTACCTGGAGAATTGCGCGCTTTTATTTAATAGTGGAGCAGTTGTAATCACCCGTTATTTTTCAAGTGTAGGGTGCAGGAAACCGATAGATGTATCTTGGACATGAATCAAATATGCTCTTCCGAAAAGTAATACACATACACTACAAGCGCTTGGATGAATTGTTGCTTTCTTTGGGCCTCGGTCATTGGACCCTATGGCCAAACCAAAATAGTGGCCCCTAAAACTCTTGTCTCTACTCGGCAGTGCAACCGTTTGTGTAGTATTCTCCCTTTCATGCTAGACACATCCCGACTTGAATGAAAAGTCAAGAGGTGACGTTACTGTCCTTGGGAATTCACGCTTTTAATGCGCCCATGCTACAGACGTATTTTCGTAGGTTATGTCATAAGAATCTTTAAAACTTGAAATACTCGAGTGTTTTTCTAAGATGATATGGAACGTTGATAGCACTTATTGCTCGTTGGTAAGTCAACGCACAATATCTTAAGAGTTAGTGATCAGTGCATTTTCATGCACATTCTTTCACTATTATGTTGCAACAATTCTAGACTGTCTTTTGTTATTTctactattttagtgtgtttcCTTAGCTTAGTTTATTGTTACATTTATTTTAATTTCGTATGGTATTTTCTGAATAAACAACTATTTACATTATCTCGCTTCACATGTCATAACTTGGGTTACGAGAATCAGATTAATGTGTTCTAATAGGAGTTagaaagttgagagaaaaagataaaagtttcatgttgaagtcagAAGTAGATTATGAGTGTAGAAGACTCGAATAAATCATTTTAGTTTCAGGCTTTGGAAAATAATTACTTTTGTGCCTGTTTTTTTGCCGATTTTTATGTTTTTCGACTTGGTTGGGATTAGAACCCTAATTTCTTGTTTCCTTTAACTAAAACCAGTCGCACAATTGTTCATTGCCTTATTCACTATCCACAATTTTAGGTTTGCTTTGTAATtttcatggagaactaatccctaACACGAATTCTGCTGATTATGGGTTCCACCGCTTTGAGGTTAAACTAATTTCAATCTAATTTCTATTCCTTTAAATTTTATTCTATGAATCTTGCATGCTTAATTCGATTTTCACAGAGTATATTGGTTTAATTCGattgttgtatgatccttagttgtaatcacgttagcgtaactttttcgttatcgtgtttgattaagtcgcaTTTGCTTAATTCACGATATCTTAatttgtttgcttaattcagatAATAGGAATTTACATCATACAAACCCAATTGTTCTAGTCAGAGAGTtttgtaatcgaataggaatagATAATCCGCTTAGGGGATATGAATTATAATAGCCAGTGATAAGCCAGAATCCAAATCAATAGGATTAGTCATTTTAGCATTCGTAAGAAAAATCCTTTTTACTGTTATTTTATTCGAACCTAAACCTTAAAACCCCATCGTTTTTAGTTGGTAAAATTCAATACAATAGTCCTTGTGATACAACATTCGAGTGTCGCTTTTCTAAACTACAGTTTTAATTACTCATTTTTGACCTCTGCATGACAGCGGATCAAATTGACGTCGTTGCTAGGGATTCTTGTCGAATTTTACCATTATTAGAGTCTTAGATGTATGTCCTTGCATTTTTGGCCAATTCGCACGTATCCGTCAAACCCAATCCGAAAACCCAGTTTCAGAATAATCATCCCGGAATCGAACTCCAAATAcatcatttttctattttttatgattttttttccTATTTTCATAGTTTTAAAAAATTCCGAAAAAATTCTCAATTCTTAATTGACataattagattaatttttgggtttttgtatttgttttcttttattttaatcgtttttcaatatttcaattatttttgcTTAATAGGGAtattgtcggtattttcctatttgttgctgcattgctgaactagttatgtgttttctcattctttgttgattttttttctattgagtttaacatgaATGATCAAAGAATTCTAAGAGAGCTTGTTGCccctgatgttaattataataCTTTATGTATTGAATATCATGTTATTGTTGTACCTTTCaaattgaaatctggtttaatatACTTGTTGCAAGGGTTTAATGGTCTTATAGGTGAGGATCTGCATAAGTATTTAAAGAAATTCCAGGTTGTGTGTTCTACACCTTTGAGACCTGAAGGAATCACAGGGGATTATATCAAGCTTAAAGCATTCCCGTTCTCACTTCAAGGAGCTGCCAAagattggttatattatcttgagtCGAATTCTGTCACAAGCTGGAATGATCTAAAAAGAGTGTTCCAAGAAAAGATATATGTGGTATTAGATAGGTTGATATGGAGTCATTGGTCGAATGTTGGGGGAGACTCAAATAGTTAGTGTCGACTTGTCCTCAACACCAGATTTCTAAATAGTTGCTAATTCAGTACTTTTATGAAGGGTTGTTACCTATGGATATAAATATCTTGGATGTTGCTAGTGGAGGAGCCCTTGTTGATAAGACCCTAGTTGCAGCTAAGACCTTAATCGAAAACATGTCACTCGACTCACAATAATTCACAACCCGAAGCAACTCTATAGTTATAACAAAAGGAGTGCACGGAATTCAAGCCTCTCCTTCCAACAAGGCTTTAGAAACCATAATTGATGAGCTTACTTCATTGGTGAGAAAATTAGCAGTAGGAAAAGCTCAATATGAAATGTGACATTTGCACCTCTCCTGAACATCCAACATATATTTGGTCTACCTTGCAATAGGGTGTAATTTCCGATTTGCCTCAAGCATACGCAACAAACATCTACAACCCTCAAAGAAACAACCAATATAGGTACAACAACACTCCTGACCTATCCATTAAATAGGTATCATTCCAACTGGAGAAACCTTCTAAACCTTCATagaagaagacttgacaatcatgtaaatcaaattgtgctaaagtctatgaataaaggtgaatacgatgagcaacgGGCCAAACGTCCCACACCAAGGAGATTCAGAATGGGTAGAAATTCTCCAATCTCAtcccttctctattgcttaaggctcatgccaGACACTTCGAATTATAATCGACAAGTGTTGATTATTGATCTTGGTGATGCCATGTTATTTTATTGCATTGCGAATGCTTGACAATTGTTTGATGTGAATTGTGCTAAAGCCTATGAATGAGGGCGGATGCTTTGCatagctagggcctacgccccgtacgcaaagtcactctagacaaggataggagaaactccgtctcatcattccttattacttaaggctcgtagcTTGCAACTTGAATCACACTTGTCAAGTGTTGACACCTTTGCTATGCTGGAGAATGTAGTCTACTTTACTAGTTATGTTTGATTAATGTTGACTTGAAGTCCTGATCTTGTATTTCCGGTTGCAGAATGGAGATGCTCCTTGCAAAAACTCTAATGCAAGATTGAAGAACGAATGCTGCATGATGGTTGCAGAAACGTGGAAAAAATCcatgttgaagaagatgatgaagctGAGATTGAGAGAGATTGAAGATTCAACGCCAAAGTTTTCTCTGAGAAACTGAATTGAAGAAATGAAAAAAGAAGAAGCTCTACGAAACTGAATTgaagaaatgaaaaaaatgaagaaGCTCCGCGAAACTGAATtgaagaaataaaaaaataaagaagCTCTCCAATCACAATGAAGGTATATCTATTTATAGAACTTTCGATTCAGTTATAAATGAAACTCAAATTCATGTGAAATTAGAAGTTCGTTGTGAAAATGCCACCAATTCTGTTGGAATAAATTTGAGTTAGTTATCATGTTCTCCAATAAGTAAAAATGAATCTTGGAAATTAGTTTTGTGTCACTGATTATTAGTGAGTTAGGAATAGTTAGTTGATTATTAGAGCTTCTGTTAGCATTAGAAGGTGTATTGAATTAATTTGCTTAAAATTGGttatttcatttgcttttgaCTTGTGGATGAGTTAATATATTCATGCTGCTTAAAAAACTGTTAAAGGTTAGTTGAATGGTGGTGCTGTTATAACACTGCAATGCTGCTAGATATTAAATATAATTTGAAGTTACTTGACTATTAGATGTTAGCTTAAATGGGATGCAATTGTTGGTAAATAACGGTTAATTATATTGCAGTTTTCCTGCTATGTGAAACCGAGCAGAATTTTGTTAGTTTACAGTTGCTATAAAACATGTTGAGCACGGTATGTTTGAAATGAATATAAGCATGCCAACGGTATATGGTGAAAGATGTTAAATGTTAGTTAATCAACCTCCGCCTCTGATAGATCTTTGATTCGCCTTCCACATCTTCACGTTTAATCAGCTGCAAAAGAGAGAAAGCTAGAGAGAGAAGAGAGATTTTGAATTTTCTAATATAGTTTAAGGTTATGGAAGTTTTATGCATTCAAGTAATTGAAACTTCTGTAATGCATGTATTTGGAGATTGTTTTGGTGTTAATGAATTTTGTTAGTTATATTAATGCTATGTTGGAATCAATAagaatgatatattgttattaCTTGTCATCTTCAAATAATTAATTGAAATGCCATTGCTTAAATGCTTCTTGAAATAATTAATTGAAATGCCATTGCTTAAATGCTTGTACTTCTGGCAAATGGTTGTCTATTTGAAAAGTAATGGTTTTGGGAATGAAGCTAATGATTGGTTTAGTACCTGGTAATGTAGGTGTATGCATGAAAGCCTCTGAAGGAGCAATTGGAACGAGTATAGTAGGCTAAAGATAAGGCATTCTTTCAATCTTAAAGCATGGATATGCATTATGTAGTGATGTGGTAGGGCTCATGTAATGAAATTTTTGTATAAATGTTCAAATGTAATGAAAACTTCGCATTATTCTAGCCAAATTTGATTTGGTCTTGTCAATTCCAAATTGCATAAATATATGTGCCAATGAATGAATGTTATATGAAACGTACATAGTTTCCAACAAACATGAATGCCGAATGGATAACCATAAACCGTAATTGAAATAGCAAATGACATGGATAACCATAGACCGTGAATGAAATAGCAAATGACATGAATTGGCATGATATGCTATAGACTAAACTTAGGAACATCAACGTTTGGtctgttgactttggtcaactagttgaccaaaaagtcaacagttgaccaagaGTCAACCTAGACAAAAATGTCATTGAATATAATGCAATCGAGTATGTTATTGATTAATATTGCAACTGAAAACTATGGACCATGAATGATCTATGTGCCTAAATGAAAGCCATGAACTAGAACAAATATTTTATGAAAACATCAAACGTAATGAGTCAATGAACCTATCATGAATGACCCAAGGCCTTAAATCAAATAGAATCAATGAGTCATAATGCAATCCACAAATGATTAAGTAGTTTAACCTCTTGAGTTAGGGTTTAGGATCAAGTAACAACAGATGATGAGACAACCATAAGGGGTCAATGGCCTCTTCCCAATGGATTAGGGTTTGAATTATAAATGAGTGTCATTAGGTGGACTCCATGAATTAGGCTCCAAGAGAACATGAATTTTGGGTTTTCAGACCAAACCCTAGTTTGAATTAACCTTAAGCTTTGAATTTATGAGATTGTATTAACCTGAATGCATGATGCATATTAATGCAGATGAATCTTAAGTCATGGTTCAGATGAAAAGTGAAAATGgaagggcaaattttggggtatgacacgtAAAAACAAGTGTTTCGCAATATCAAATTCTCATGGTTCCTCCACCATACTATCTATATCCATATGTGGCAGCAACCCAGTTCCAACAACCATTCAAGTATCAACCATAGTATCAACACCCTCCACAAGctcaacaaccgcaacaacaacagcCTCAAGGGAAAGCTCTTCAACGGTAGAACACAAACAATAGAGGCCCTAATCAAAATCATTGTGGGAATCATGGGCAAAATCAGAACCAGAGTCAAAATTGAAACCAAAGGTGTCTTCAATATACCAAGATCCTAATATCATACTCTGAGGTTTTTCCTTATCTTGTGCATGTAGAAGTAGTTGCTCTTAAGAAGATTCCACCAGAAGTTTATCCGTTTGACCCACACCACAACCCCAATGTATCTTGCACCTTCCATGCATGTTATATtggtgtcgcatctcgaaaaatacaattcttcgcgatggtcgcggaaaaaattagttcgaactgagtcgccaccgaactttacttatcccaatgaaggaataggaaaatatcggcaaaacctttaaaaaatatagaataatggtcgtcccaaccatattcgggttcgggagtcgattacgcaagaggaaggtattagcacctc from Lathyrus oleraceus cultivar Zhongwan6 chromosome 1, CAAS_Psat_ZW6_1.0, whole genome shotgun sequence includes:
- the LOC127117449 gene encoding probable lactoylglutathione lyase, chloroplastic, producing MASSIRPSLSSFNKLPSFSSRNLSQRLSLFHLRNGVRQLPHNFGLKASRLLRHESRCMRLMSSGSMFPSATQENALDWVKQDKRRMLHVVYRVGDLDKSIKFYTECLGMKVLRKRDMTEERYTNAFLGYGPEDAHFAIELSYNYGIETYDIGTGFGHFGVALDDIPRVVDIVRAKGGIITREPGPIKGGNSTVAVIEDPDGYKLELLERAPSPEPLCKVMLRVGDLDRSIKFYEKAVGMELLRTQDDPESRRTVAIMGYGPEEKNTVLELTYNYGITKYDKGDAYAQIAIGTDDVYKTAEAIKLAGGKITREAGPVPGYSTKITSCVDPDGWKTVFVDNQDFHKEVE